The sequence below is a genomic window from Armatimonadota bacterium.
AGTCTTATTCGTCGCCTTCATCGCGACCCTGATTGGTTGCGGTGGCGGCGGAGCAGGATCGAGCCTATCAAACTCATTCAATTTGTTCATCACCGACGACGCCTCGACCAACTATTCGGGCGTCTGGGTCAAGCTCTACAAAGCCGAGCTGAAGGGCGATGGCGACACTGGCGTCACCCTCTTCGAAAGCGCCGAAGGGTTGACTGTCAACCTTCGCCAGCTCAACGACGGCGCGAGCAAGTTTCTGCTCCTCGCCCCAGGCCAAGTTCCGGCCGGCACCTACACCAAGATTCAGTTCGAAGTCGACAAGACCGTGAATCTCGTCGCCACCGGATCAGGAGCGCCTTCCACCGCCACCTTCCCCGACTCGCTGGATAACGGCGCGGGCCATTCGAACCTCGCCCTCAACCTTTCACCGGTCGTGACTATGCCAGGTTCGACTAAGGTGGTCGTCGACTTTGACCTCAAAAATTGGGATGTCGTCAATGGAGTCATCACCCCAGTCCTTCGCAACCACGACGGCACCGGCCTGGAAGATAGCTCGCGACACGAGCGATTTGAGTTCAATGGTGTCATCGGCAACCTCGCCGGGACGGCTCCAAACCAAACGTTCGACCTGACTCTCCGAACCGGTGGCACCATCAAGGTCTCCACGGACGACACGACCGACATCGTGGGTGAAGGCGATTCCGCTGGTCTCACAAGCGGCCGAGCCGCGTCCATCTTCGGCGCATTCGACCCTACAACCAACACTCTCAAAGCCAATATCGTTCATTTCATCAGTTCCAACCAGGAGCAGCAGATGGCCAAGGCGATCGGTCTTGCCTCGAACGTGAACGCCGACGCCGGTAGTTTCGACCTCGCGCCGAAGTACACCAAGGGCTTTGCGCCGAAGGGCGATACCGTTTCGGTCACGACCGACGGCACCACCGTCTTCCGCGGTAAGAACGGCATCACGCTGACTAAAGACCAATTCTTCAGCGCTCTTGCCGCCGCCGGATCGCACGCCAACGTTGACCTCGAAGGAACGTACGACGACGGTTCGAACACCATCGCCGCCAAGTCCGCCCACGTGGAGAACGAGGCCGAGTTTGGCTCCGCCGAGGCTGCTGGACGAACGTCCAACCCGAACGCCGACACACAGACCTTCGACCTGGCTATGACTGAAAACGAAGGCATGCACGACCTCACCGGAACCGTACAGGTTCAACTCTCTCCGGATGTTGCGATCAAGGGTCCGAACGGAGTCGTGACCACCGTCGACCAGTTCTTCTCGCTCCTAACTGAGAAAGCCCGAACCGTCACCGTGAAGGGTGCCTTCAACCAGGATACGAACGTCCTCGTCGCTTCCCGAATCGAGTACAAGGTCGATGCTGCGGTGAACTTCACCGCTAAAGGCACCACCTCGAATCCTGATTCGACCGGCGGAGCGTTTGACTTCCTGGCCAGCCAGGTGTCGGGACTCGACCTCTCCAAGAGCACGGCCGTCCACCTGACCGTAACCGCGAACACCGTGTTCCGCGACGAGAACGAGCAAACCATCAGCTACGATGACTTCTTCGCCCTGATCGATCAGAAGTCGAAGACCCTCAACATCGCCGGTAAGGCCAGCCTTCCCGGCCCCGAGTTCACCATCACATCCATCACCGTGATGCCTGATCCCGTGGTTCTCGAAGTCGCCCGCGGCTCGTCGTCCAACCCGAACGCCGAAGCCGGAACCTTCGATATCGCGGTCGCCGAATCCAATGGATTCGATGCTCCTGACACGCTCCACGTTCAACTCGGCGATGGAGCAGCGCTGAAGGGGCCGCAAGGCATCTCGATCAATCGGACGCAACTCTACTCATATCTGAATGAAATGAGCCGAAACGTCCGTGTCACCGGCGATTACCACGACGGCACTTTTGTGGCCAGCAAGGTCGAACTGATCTTCCAGTAACCGACTGCCGGACAAATCACCACTGGCGGCGGGTCGTATTCTTCGGAATCGACCCGCCGCTATCTTTGTGTCAGGCGAAGCGCGGGGACCTATGTCCTAAATTTCCGGTAGAGCACGGCATTCTTGCTGGCATTCGTCTCTACAATGGTATGGGCTCAGGAGCTAGCTATGAAAAATCGAATATGGCGAATTGCATTCGCCTTTTTGTCACTGCTGATCTTAACCGTGTCGCTTGTTAGCTGTGGAGGTTCGAGCGATGGCACGGGATCGGGAAGCGCATTCAATCTTTTCGCGACCGATGACCTCAACGCCGACTACACCGGAGTATGGGTCAAGGTCTATCACGCAGATATGGTCGATTCGACGGGAGCAAAAGTCGACCTCTTAACCAGCACGGATGGGGTGACCGTCAATCTTCGCGCCCTTAACGACGGTGCGGCGAAATTCCTCCTTCTTTGTCCTGGCAAGTTGCCGGCGGGAACGTATACCAAAGTTGAATTTGAACTCGACAAATCGGTAACCCTCGTGGCGACCGGGTCGGGAACCGTATCCACTGCCGACTTTCCAGACTCTTATGATGCAACCGTCGCCGGACATTCTCTGCTCTCGGCCGACATCACACCGAACCTGACAGTGCCGGGTTCATCCAAACTCATCATCGACTTCGACCTGAAGAATTGGACGGTTTCGAGCGGCGTCATTACGCCGGTCCTTACTGTCAGCTCAGGCACCGGCTTCGACGACGGATCTCGACACGAGCCATTCGAGTTCCGCGGAACGGTAGGCGATCTCGCCGGAACGGCGCCGACGCAGACCTTCACCCTTAATCTCAAGAACGGAGGCACCATCTCCGTCACGACGTCCGACACCACCGCGATCGTCGGTGATGGCGGTGTGACCTCGCTGTCGAACGGGATGAACGTCCACGTCTACGGGACGTTCGATCCGACCACCAACACCATCACAGCGACCAGCATTCGCGCCGACTCCGAGTTCTCCTCATTTGCGGCCGCCGTCGGTGCCGCCAGCAACGGCGACGCACTGGCCCAGACCTTCACGCTGACACCGAAGTGCGTGCATGGGTTCGTTCCCCAAGGTGACAGCCTCACCGTCTCGACCTCCGATACGACGAAGTACCGGGGCCACCACGGCTCGATGCTCACCGAGGCTCAGTTCTATGAGGCGCTCGCGGCAGCTGGCGATAACGCCGTCGTTGATGCGGAGGGAACCTACGATTCCGGCTCGAATACGCTGACCGCAAAGAGCGTTCACATCGAGAACGAGACGGAAGTCGATCACGCCGAAGCCCAAGGCACCGTGACGGCCGCAGACCTCACGACGGGAACGTTCACGCTCACCGTGTCGGAGTCCGATGGCTTTGCCAATAACTCGGACACGCTCTCGGTCGTCGTTTCGGTCGATGCGCTGTTCACGAACAACGAAGGTCACATCATGACGGAAGCGGACTTTTTTGCCGCTCTCGCGTCCCCAACCCAACGCATAAAGATCAAGGGATCGTTCGCAAACGGCGTGTTTACCGCAACCCGTCTGCAACTGAAGCACTAAGAACATATCCAACGCCAGGTGGGCACCCACCTGGCGTTTTCATTCATAATCAACGAACGATGGCGTTCAAAATTGCGGTTCTTCCTGGCGACGGGATCGGTCCCGAAGTAATCGCGGAAGCGGTCAAAGTCGTCAAGGCGACTTCCGACAAGTACGAATTCGAAGAGGCGATCATCGGCGGTATCGCCTACGACCAAACCGGTCATCCGCTCCCGCCCGCCACTCTTCAGCTTTGCCGCGACGCCGACGCCGTCCTTATGGGCGCGGTGGGCGGCCCTCAGTGGGAGAACATTCAGCCAGCTTCCCTTCGCCCCGAAATTGGCGCGCTTCTGGCGATTCGTTCCGAATTGAGTCTCTATGCCAACGTCCGCCCGGCGAAGACCCTGAAGGCACTCCTAAACGCGTCTCCGCTGAAAGGCGACCATGGCATGATCGACGTGGTCGTCGTGCGCGAACTCACTGGTGGAATCTATTTCGGCCAGCCGCGCGAGCGACGCGATGGCGGCAACACCGCAGTGGACACCTGCGTCTACACCAAAGCCGAGGTTCGCCGCATCGCTGAGCAAGCGTTTGCCATCGCCCGAACCCGCCGACGCGAAATCGTCAGCGTGGACAAAGCAAATGTCCTCGAAACGTCGCGCCTGTGGCGCGAGGTCGTCACCGAGATGGCCGCCGAGAACACCGACGTCAAGGTCACCCACATGCTCATCGACAACTGCGCCATGCAGTTGATCCGCCACCCGGGCCAGTTCGATGTCATCCTCACCGAGAATATGTTTGGTGACATCCTCAGCGATGAAGCCTCGATGATCACCGGCTCTCTTGGGCTTTTGCCGTCGGCCTCCATCGGCCCGTCCAAGAACGGCCGCGACTTCGGCTTGTACGAGCCCGTGCACGGCAGCGCCCCGGACATCGCGGGTCAGGGCCGCGCGAACCCGATCGCGGCGATTCTCAGCGCGGGCATGATGCTTCGCTACACGTTCGGCGACCTCGAAAGCGCCGACCGTATCGAAACGGCTTGCGAAAAGGTTCTGGAGTCTGGCCTGCGCACGCCGGATATCTTCGAAAAGGATTGCCAACTGGTCAGCACATCCAAGCTTGGCGACGCAATCGCCGAAGCAGTGTCTGGTTAGGAGTTTGTAGTCTGGAGTTAGCAGTCGGCAGTTGGCAGTCGGCAAGAAACATACAACGCAGGGCACCGCGGTTTTTTGGCTACTCTAACCTTAGACAAATCAGCCCCAACGGAGCAGCAATATCTTAGCCAGGGTTGAAGCGAGCTTGCGAGCGCGGTTTCTGGTTAGCAGTCGGCAGTTGGCAGTCGGCAAGAGACATACAGTGTGTGGCACCGAAGTTCTTTGGCTAACTCTGACCTTAGACGAATCAGCCCCAACGGGGCGGCAATATCTTAGCCAGGGTTGAAGCGAGCTTGCGAGCGCAGGCCCTGGAATAGGGTTATTTCGTCCCAAGTCCGAGGAGTCCCGAGAAACGGGACGACCCGGCGATTATCGCCGCGCCGGTTCCGAGGGCCGCGCCAAAATCTCCCAATCAAAAACGCAAAAAGCCTCCCAATCACTTGGGAGGCCCTCAGTGCGCGGAAAGATAACCTTATCGCATTCGATCCGCGATAGAGCGTCGGATCATCGTGTCGACGATTTCTTCCGCCGAAGGATTGTACTCACCGCTCTCGATTCGAGCCTTCAGAGAAGCGATCATGTCTTCTCGGTCCGGCATGTCGAGAACCTGCTTGGTGAGGTCTTTGACAAGTTGGGCATCTCGTTCGGATGCATCTTCTTCGGTCTCAACTCCAAGCACCAGCTTGAGGTTTTCGTCCTGAGTGTCGATGTCGGGAGCGGTGAAACCGCTCAGTGCTTTCTTTACTTCCGCGTCTGAAATCCGCATGTTCTTTTCCTTGCTCGATTCCAGACAGGCAACTCGGCTTTCTTATTTTCGGCTGTCTCCAACCGAATCAAGACCCATAAGCTTTGCGTGATCGAGGTCACCCTCGTCGTGCCATTTTCTGTCAGTGGCTTTCGCCTTACAAGGTTTATCGGCTGCCTTTCCAAAAACCTTTAGAGCAAACCTCACAGAATTCTAGAGAATTTTTCCCCAGAAACCTAGAGTAGCTTCAAAACCCGGCACAAAATCCGGGCTCTGACAAACCTAATGATAGCGGATTTGACAACTTTTTTTGTACTTTCGGCCTATTTGGGCAGTCAAAGTAAAAATGGGAAGTTCCCTTGTAAAATGCAGTCATGACGTTCCCTGAATGGATGACCATGGTCGAACAGGCGGGAGCGTCGATGAACGGCGTGGATATGAACTGGCTTCAGCACCAGTATCAGACCAACCAACAGCCGTCCCTCATCGCCCAAATGATCAACGCCGGGCATGCGCCGCGGCCGATGATGGGCCAACCCATGATGCAGCCGATGTATCAGCCCATGTACCAGCCGGGGTATCAACAGCCGGCCAAGCCCAAAGGAGGTGGCTTCAGCACGTTCATGAACATCTTCATGGGCACTCTCGGCTTTGCCGCCATCGTTGGCATGATCCTTTACGGGCTCATGCTCCTTTCCAAACAGGCCAATCCCGAAACCAAAGGGCGCAAGCTCACCATCGAAGGTGGCGGAACCTCGACCTACGATCCGCCGCCCTACGAAACCCTCAAAGCCAAGGGACTCGATCCCACCGTCGCCTACCCCTACTGGCCGGTGGTCTACGATACGCCGTCGATGAAGGCTGCCCCCGACATCATCATGGGTAAGGTCACCAACTACGGCGACAGCGCCGTCAAAAACGTCACCGTCCACTTCGGCCTCTATCTTCAGAACGGTGACAAGGTCGGCACCGCCGAAGACATGATCGCCGTGCTCGAACCCAACGCCACCTGGGACTACCGCGCCAAGGTGAACCACAACTACGACAAGTGCAGTCTCGACGACATCACGTTCTCGAAATAACATTATAACTGGTCATTAAGACCGGTCATAATGTAAATATGATCGTTATTACCGCAACTGAATTCAAAGCCAAGTGCCTTGAGCTGTTGGATCGCGTTAATCGAACCGGTGAGGTACTCAAAATCACCAAGCGAGGAAAGATCGTCGCTGAGCTTCGAGCGCCGGAACCAGACCTGCCTGCACCTTCAGGGCCTGGCTTCGCGAAAGGCGAATTCAGCATCGTAGGGGACATCATGTCACCGATCGACGTGGAATGGGAAGCTATGAAATGATGGTTTTGGATACCCATTCATTTCTCTGGTATTGCCTGGACGACCCAGCTTTACCTCCAGCCACGAAGCTCCACCTCTCCCAAAACGCCGAAGCTGTCTTTGTGCCCTCCATCGTCATCTGGGAAATTGTGATGCTGGCCCAAAAGGGCCGGCTAAACATTGGAAGCACATCCCCCGACCAATTTGCTCGGGGACTGCTCTCTCGTTCGAGGTTCAAGGAAGTACCCCTCAACTCCGAGATAGCAATCCTCAGCCGGATTCTTCCATTCCATCACGAAGATCCGGCCGACAGATTCATTGCGGCGACGGCACACTTTCTAAGAATGCCCTTAGTAACCGAGGACAAATCCCTGACTGGTCTTTCCTGGCTAAATACGATCTAGTCCTCAAGCCGAATCGTGACTCGCTTCCCTTCGATCACAACCTTCCCCTTGACGTCTTTCAGACTTACTCCCGGCAACTTCAGCTCCTTCGCATTGACCGTTCCGTCCGCTCCAATCCCGTCCATCGTCGGCTGACCGGTCAACTGGATATGGACCGCCTTCACCTTTGTATCGTGCAGAATCGCTCGCGGCGCGTCTTCCGAAAAGTTCAGAGCCCCGACGATCCCTCGAATGGGAATCAGGCGGTAGATCGTTTGGTCCGGATTCACGCTCAGAATGCCGAACGGCGTAAACGCAAAGCCAACCTTCGGCGACTTTAGCTGCGAGTAGTCCAGCACCAATTCGCCCGGCCCATCCGTAAACTTTGCAACCTGCTCCCGCACGTAAACCGCTCCGTCTTCGGCCAACTTTGTCTTCTGCGCCCAGAGCTCCTTGAACCTTGCCGACGCCCGAATCTCGTCGGTCGCTTGCGAAAGCTCGTCAGAGTGTGGCGCCAGTGCCTCGGTTGCCAACGAGGTCAATGTGTCGTCTGTTTTCAAGACTCTGTCGTGCCACTTCATGCCTAACCTGTCCAGCAACGCCCCAATTGCCATGCCCGAATAGTACAGGCGGAACCGCACCGGCGACGCGCCATACAGGTCGTTGTTGACCGTGTTCGTGCCGTCCATAAAGTGTTGCATCGCCGAAATCAGCTTCCCGCGCTCCTTCGTCAAATCGCCGTAACCCGCAAATCCCTGCACCAACCACATGTCCTTGCCGGGCGTCTTCCCTTGCAGGCACTG
It includes:
- a CDS encoding type II toxin-antitoxin system prevent-host-death family antitoxin, translating into MIVITATEFKAKCLELLDRVNRTGEVLKITKRGKIVAELRAPEPDLPAPSGPGFAKGEFSIVGDIMSPIDVEWEAMK
- the leuB gene encoding 3-isopropylmalate dehydrogenase, producing the protein MAFKIAVLPGDGIGPEVIAEAVKVVKATSDKYEFEEAIIGGIAYDQTGHPLPPATLQLCRDADAVLMGAVGGPQWENIQPASLRPEIGALLAIRSELSLYANVRPAKTLKALLNASPLKGDHGMIDVVVVRELTGGIYFGQPRERRDGGNTAVDTCVYTKAEVRRIAEQAFAIARTRRREIVSVDKANVLETSRLWREVVTEMAAENTDVKVTHMLIDNCAMQLIRHPGQFDVILTENMFGDILSDEASMITGSLGLLPSASIGPSKNGRDFGLYEPVHGSAPDIAGQGRANPIAAILSAGMMLRYTFGDLESADRIETACEKVLESGLRTPDIFEKDCQLVSTSKLGDAIAEAVSG
- a CDS encoding DUF4382 domain-containing protein: MKRPYLPLLTRIVLFVAFIATLIGCGGGGAGSSLSNSFNLFITDDASTNYSGVWVKLYKAELKGDGDTGVTLFESAEGLTVNLRQLNDGASKFLLLAPGQVPAGTYTKIQFEVDKTVNLVATGSGAPSTATFPDSLDNGAGHSNLALNLSPVVTMPGSTKVVVDFDLKNWDVVNGVITPVLRNHDGTGLEDSSRHERFEFNGVIGNLAGTAPNQTFDLTLRTGGTIKVSTDDTTDIVGEGDSAGLTSGRAASIFGAFDPTTNTLKANIVHFISSNQEQQMAKAIGLASNVNADAGSFDLAPKYTKGFAPKGDTVSVTTDGTTVFRGKNGITLTKDQFFSALAAAGSHANVDLEGTYDDGSNTIAAKSAHVENEAEFGSAEAAGRTSNPNADTQTFDLAMTENEGMHDLTGTVQVQLSPDVAIKGPNGVVTTVDQFFSLLTEKARTVTVKGAFNQDTNVLVASRIEYKVDAAVNFTAKGTTSNPDSTGGAFDFLASQVSGLDLSKSTAVHLTVTANTVFRDENEQTISYDDFFALIDQKSKTLNIAGKASLPGPEFTITSITVMPDPVVLEVARGSSSNPNAEAGTFDIAVAESNGFDAPDTLHVQLGDGAALKGPQGISINRTQLYSYLNEMSRNVRVTGDYHDGTFVASKVELIFQ
- a CDS encoding DUF4382 domain-containing protein; its protein translation is MVWAQELAMKNRIWRIAFAFLSLLILTVSLVSCGGSSDGTGSGSAFNLFATDDLNADYTGVWVKVYHADMVDSTGAKVDLLTSTDGVTVNLRALNDGAAKFLLLCPGKLPAGTYTKVEFELDKSVTLVATGSGTVSTADFPDSYDATVAGHSLLSADITPNLTVPGSSKLIIDFDLKNWTVSSGVITPVLTVSSGTGFDDGSRHEPFEFRGTVGDLAGTAPTQTFTLNLKNGGTISVTTSDTTAIVGDGGVTSLSNGMNVHVYGTFDPTTNTITATSIRADSEFSSFAAAVGAASNGDALAQTFTLTPKCVHGFVPQGDSLTVSTSDTTKYRGHHGSMLTEAQFYEALAAAGDNAVVDAEGTYDSGSNTLTAKSVHIENETEVDHAEAQGTVTAADLTTGTFTLTVSESDGFANNSDTLSVVVSVDALFTNNEGHIMTEADFFAALASPTQRIKIKGSFANGVFTATRLQLKH
- a CDS encoding PIN domain-containing protein, whose amino-acid sequence is MGSYEMMVLDTHSFLWYCLDDPALPPATKLHLSQNAEAVFVPSIVIWEIVMLAQKGRLNIGSTSPDQFARGLLSRSRFKEVPLNSEIAILSRILPFHHEDPADRFIAATAHFLRMPLVTEDKSLTGLSWLNTI